A portion of the Chromobacterium sp. IIBBL 290-4 genome contains these proteins:
- the fabD gene encoding ACP S-malonyltransferase, translating to MAFAFVFPGQGSQSLKMMDGFADLPVVQHTFEEASDTLSVDLWAMLQADSADAINATVNTQPIMLAAGYATYLAWQELNGLQPSVVAGHSLGEYTALVAAGALPFAEAVKLVRLRAEAMQAAVPVGVGAMAAILGLADEDIRAACAEAAQGEVVEAVNFNSPGQVVIAGNKSAVERAMDACKAKGAKRALPLPVSVPSHCSLMKPAAERLAEALKSVHLNAPAIPVLHNADVASYSDAAQIRDALTRQLFMPVRWTETIQKLSAEGITLMAECGPGKVLAGLAKRIDGNVKCLALTDRAALEAARAELV from the coding sequence ATGGCTTTTGCATTTGTATTTCCGGGGCAGGGCTCGCAGAGCTTGAAAATGATGGACGGCTTCGCCGACCTGCCCGTGGTTCAGCATACTTTCGAAGAAGCTTCCGACACCCTGTCGGTGGATTTGTGGGCCATGTTGCAGGCGGACAGCGCCGATGCGATCAATGCCACCGTCAATACCCAGCCTATCATGCTGGCTGCCGGCTATGCCACCTATCTGGCGTGGCAGGAATTGAACGGCTTGCAACCGTCCGTTGTGGCGGGGCATAGCCTGGGCGAGTACACCGCCCTGGTCGCAGCCGGCGCGCTGCCTTTCGCCGAGGCGGTCAAGCTGGTGCGTTTGCGCGCGGAAGCGATGCAGGCGGCCGTTCCTGTAGGGGTGGGCGCGATGGCTGCCATTCTGGGCCTGGCCGATGAGGATATCCGCGCCGCTTGCGCGGAGGCGGCTCAGGGCGAGGTGGTGGAGGCGGTGAATTTCAATTCGCCGGGCCAGGTGGTGATCGCCGGCAATAAGTCCGCGGTCGAGCGCGCCATGGATGCGTGCAAAGCCAAGGGCGCCAAGCGCGCCTTGCCGCTGCCGGTATCCGTGCCGTCGCATTGCTCTTTGATGAAGCCTGCCGCGGAGCGTCTTGCCGAGGCATTGAAGAGCGTGCATCTCAATGCCCCCGCAATACCTGTATTGCATAATGCCGACGTGGCAAGTTACAGTGACGCGGCGCAGATCCGCGACGCGCTGACTCGCCAGTTGTTCATGCCGGTGCGTTGGACTGAAACCATCCAGAAACTGTCCGCCGAGGGCATTACGCTGATGGCGGAGTGCGGTCCGGGCAAGGTGCTGGCCGGTTTGGCCAAGCGCATCGACGGCAACGTCAAGTGTCTGGCGCTGACGGATCGCGCCGCGCTGGAAGCGGCTCGCGCCGAGTTGGTGTGA
- a CDS encoding beta-ketoacyl-ACP synthase III — protein MGYSRILGTGSFLPSQVLTNAQLAERVETSDEWIVSRTGIRARHIADDQHKTSDLALKAAEAAIESAGIGKGEIDLIIVATTTPDMIFPSTACILQEKLGLPGIPAFDVQAVCAGFIYALNTANAYIKSGMAKKALVVGAEIMSRVLDWDDRRTCVLFGDGAGAVVLGESDEPGILHAKLAADGRYQGLLNTPAQISGGKIQGIPYLHMDGPAVFKFAVKSLSEIAVSTLAEAGVDKADVDWLVPHQANLRIIESTAKHLGLPMDKVIVTLPQQGNTSAASIPLALDVAVRDGRVQRGHKVLLEGIGGGFAWGAALLVY, from the coding sequence ATGGGCTATTCCCGCATTCTCGGCACCGGCAGTTTTTTGCCATCCCAGGTGCTCACTAATGCGCAATTGGCCGAACGCGTGGAGACCAGTGACGAGTGGATTGTTTCTCGCACTGGCATTCGCGCGCGCCATATTGCCGACGATCAGCATAAAACCAGCGACCTCGCGCTGAAGGCGGCGGAAGCCGCCATCGAGAGCGCTGGCATAGGCAAGGGCGAGATCGATCTGATCATCGTCGCTACCACCACGCCGGACATGATTTTCCCCAGCACCGCCTGCATCTTGCAGGAAAAGCTGGGCCTGCCCGGCATTCCCGCGTTCGATGTGCAGGCGGTGTGCGCCGGCTTCATCTACGCGCTCAATACCGCCAATGCCTATATCAAGAGCGGCATGGCCAAGAAGGCGCTGGTTGTCGGCGCCGAAATCATGTCGCGGGTGCTGGACTGGGATGACCGCCGCACTTGCGTGCTGTTCGGCGACGGCGCTGGCGCAGTGGTGTTGGGCGAATCCGACGAGCCGGGCATTCTGCACGCCAAGCTGGCGGCCGATGGCCGCTACCAGGGTTTGCTGAATACGCCGGCGCAAATCTCCGGCGGCAAGATCCAGGGCATTCCGTATCTGCATATGGATGGCCCCGCGGTGTTCAAGTTCGCCGTCAAGTCGCTGTCCGAGATCGCCGTTTCCACATTGGCGGAAGCGGGCGTGGACAAGGCGGACGTCGATTGGCTGGTGCCGCATCAGGCGAATCTGCGCATCATCGAATCCACCGCCAAGCATCTTGGCTTGCCTATGGATAAGGTGATTGTCACCCTGCCGCAGCAAGGCAATACCTCGGCCGCCTCGATTCCGCTGGCTTTGGATGTGGCGGTGCGCGATGGCCGCGTTCAGCGTGGCCATAAAGTGTTGCTGGAAGGGATCGGCGGCGGCTTCGCCTGGGGCGCTGCGCTGCTGGTCTACTGA
- the plsX gene encoding phosphate acyltransferase PlsX, protein MTITVAVDAMGGDVGLKVTVPASIQFLQDHPDIHLILVGDQPALEAELALHDGAVRERILIQHATQVVGMDEAPQLALKNKKDSSMRVAINLVKEGKAQAAVSAGNTGALMATARFVLKTIPGIDRPAIAKLLPNVKGTSCVLDLGANVDCTPEQLLQFGIMGSELMAGLQGKSNPSVGLLNIGSEDIKGNDNIKKTAELLRQSELNFYGNVEGDDICKGTVDVVVCDGFTGNVALKTAEGLAHMFAVFLKEEFSRSWWTRLCALAALPVLGLFKKRIDPRRYNGASLLGLRGIVVKSHGGADVTGFRYALAQACEEAGSDVIGHIAERVAKQLDNLKQSEAEAN, encoded by the coding sequence ATGACTATCACCGTCGCGGTTGATGCTATGGGCGGTGACGTTGGCCTCAAGGTTACCGTCCCGGCATCGATCCAATTCCTGCAAGACCACCCCGACATCCATCTGATTCTCGTAGGCGACCAGCCAGCCCTTGAGGCGGAACTGGCCCTGCACGATGGCGCCGTGCGTGAGCGCATCCTCATCCAGCATGCTACCCAAGTGGTGGGCATGGACGAGGCGCCTCAGCTCGCCCTCAAGAATAAAAAAGATTCGTCGATGCGGGTGGCAATCAATCTGGTCAAGGAAGGCAAGGCTCAGGCCGCCGTGTCCGCCGGCAATACCGGCGCGCTGATGGCGACCGCGCGTTTCGTCCTCAAGACCATTCCGGGCATCGACCGTCCCGCCATCGCCAAGCTGCTGCCTAATGTAAAAGGCACGTCTTGCGTATTGGATCTGGGCGCCAACGTCGATTGCACTCCAGAACAACTGTTGCAGTTCGGCATCATGGGTTCCGAGCTGATGGCTGGCCTGCAAGGCAAGTCCAATCCTTCCGTCGGCCTGCTGAATATCGGCAGCGAAGACATCAAGGGCAACGACAATATTAAAAAGACTGCCGAACTGCTGCGCCAGTCGGAGCTGAATTTCTACGGCAACGTAGAAGGCGACGACATCTGCAAGGGCACGGTGGATGTGGTAGTCTGCGACGGTTTTACCGGCAACGTGGCGCTTAAAACAGCTGAGGGGCTGGCGCATATGTTCGCCGTATTCCTGAAAGAAGAGTTCAGCCGCAGTTGGTGGACGCGCTTGTGCGCGCTGGCCGCTCTGCCGGTGCTGGGGCTCTTCAAGAAGCGCATCGATCCGCGCCGCTACAACGGGGCCAGCTTGCTGGGCCTGCGCGGCATCGTGGTGAAAAGCCACGGCGGCGCCGATGTCACAGGATTCCGTTACGCGTTGGCGCAGGCATGCGAGGAGGCCGGCTCCGACGTGATTGGTCACATCGCCGAACGGGTTGCTAAACAACTAGATAATCTCAAGCAATCCGAGGCAGAAGCGAACTGA
- a CDS encoding aminodeoxychorismate synthase component I produces MFTQKLDFIPDLLALHAAERERFPYLMQSSGDKGWDMLLMQRERRVYMGGEGQAFLDEVRAFKPQPVSNPHQLPFVGGWFVYLAYDLLSEFEPHVPQALPDTFPLAVWARTPAAVLVDRARQEAWLVGETADEWHALERLVSQCPLFTPSAIALAGLEEDPPEWYTEAVTRLKSYIYEGDVFQVNISRGWRAELAEGIAAPDLYAALRRANPAPFSALADFGEAQIVSSSPERLVRVRDGWAETRPIAGTHPRSQDPAEDAALKKRLITSIKERAEHVMLIDLERNDLGRISKPGTVEVNELMAVASYAYVHHIESNVRGKLRDDVAPADVLRALFPGGTITGCPKVRTMQIIRELENSARRAYTGSLGYLNRDGSMDFNILIRSFMQEGSQLRFRAGGGIVADSDPERELMETRHKARGLLRALGVDGV; encoded by the coding sequence ATGTTCACGCAGAAACTCGACTTCATTCCCGACCTGTTGGCCTTGCATGCCGCCGAGCGGGAGCGTTTCCCCTATCTGATGCAATCGTCCGGCGACAAGGGCTGGGACATGCTGCTGATGCAGCGCGAGCGGCGCGTGTACATGGGCGGCGAGGGGCAGGCGTTTCTGGATGAGGTGAGGGCGTTCAAGCCGCAGCCGGTGTCCAACCCGCATCAGCTGCCCTTTGTCGGCGGTTGGTTCGTCTATCTGGCTTATGATCTGCTGTCGGAGTTCGAGCCGCATGTGCCGCAGGCCTTGCCGGACACCTTTCCTTTGGCGGTGTGGGCGCGCACGCCGGCCGCCGTGCTGGTGGATAGAGCCAGGCAGGAGGCTTGGCTGGTGGGCGAGACGGCGGACGAGTGGCACGCTTTGGAGCGGCTGGTGAGCCAGTGCCCCTTGTTCACGCCGAGCGCGATCGCGCTGGCGGGGCTGGAGGAGGATCCGCCGGAATGGTATACCGAGGCGGTGACGCGGCTGAAAAGCTACATCTACGAAGGCGATGTGTTTCAGGTAAACATCTCGCGCGGCTGGCGCGCCGAATTGGCCGAAGGCATCGCCGCGCCCGATCTGTACGCCGCCTTGCGCCGAGCCAATCCGGCGCCGTTTTCCGCGCTGGCGGACTTCGGCGAGGCGCAAATCGTCAGCTCCTCCCCGGAGCGGCTGGTGAGGGTGCGGGATGGCTGGGCGGAAACCCGGCCCATTGCCGGCACGCATCCGCGCTCCCAGGACCCGGCCGAGGACGCGGCATTGAAGAAGCGGCTGATCACCAGCATCAAGGAGCGCGCCGAGCATGTGATGCTGATCGACCTGGAGCGCAACGATCTGGGCCGCATCAGCAAGCCGGGCACGGTGGAGGTCAATGAGCTGATGGCGGTGGCGAGTTATGCCTATGTCCATCACATTGAATCCAATGTCCGCGGCAAGCTGCGCGACGATGTCGCGCCGGCGGATGTGCTGCGCGCGCTGTTCCCCGGCGGCACCATCACCGGCTGCCCCAAGGTGCGCACCATGCAGATCATCCGCGAGCTGGAAAACAGCGCTCGCCGCGCTTACACCGGCAGTTTGGGCTATCTGAACCGCGATGGCAGCATGGACTTCAATATCTTGATCCGCAGCTTCATGCAGGAGGGCAGCCAGCTGCGCTTCCGCGCCGGCGGCGGCATCGTGGCTGATTCCGATCCCGAGCGCGAACTGATGGAAACCCGCCACAAGGCGCGCGGCCTGTTGCGGGCCTTGGGCGTGGACGGCGTCTGA
- the fabF gene encoding beta-ketoacyl-ACP synthase II, whose translation MSKRRVVVTGLGHVSPVGNDVATGWANLVAGKSGIGKITRFDASDMACQIAGEVKDFDIAEYISPKEARRNDLFIHYGIAAALQAVADAGLDDVPGLDKTRVGVNIGSGIGGLPLIEETGVALMEGGPRKIGPFFIPGSLINLIAGQVSILKGYQGPSYGIVSACTTGAHCIGDAARLIQYGDADVMVAGGSEGAVSRLGIGGFAAMKAMSTRNDDPAAASRPWDKGRDGFVMGEGAGVLVLEDYDHAVKRGAKIYAELIGFGMSSDAYHITAPSSEGPARGVSNALRDAGINPDAVQYVNAHGTSTPLGDANETKAIKLAFGDHANKLVVNSTKSMTGHLLGGAGGVEAIYTILAIHNQVSPPTINLVEQDIEGGCDLDYVANTARDMKIDVGISNSFGFGGTNGTLVFKRV comes from the coding sequence GTGTCCAAACGCAGAGTAGTAGTGACTGGCCTGGGCCATGTGTCCCCGGTCGGCAATGATGTCGCCACCGGCTGGGCCAATCTGGTCGCCGGCAAGAGCGGCATTGGCAAGATTACCCGTTTCGACGCCAGCGACATGGCGTGCCAGATTGCCGGCGAGGTCAAGGATTTCGACATCGCCGAATACATCTCGCCTAAAGAGGCGCGTCGCAACGACCTGTTCATCCATTACGGCATCGCGGCTGCGCTGCAGGCGGTGGCGGATGCGGGTTTGGACGACGTTCCCGGCTTGGATAAGACCCGCGTCGGCGTCAACATCGGTTCCGGCATCGGCGGCTTGCCGCTGATCGAGGAAACCGGCGTGGCGTTGATGGAAGGCGGCCCGCGCAAGATCGGCCCGTTCTTCATCCCCGGCTCGCTGATCAACCTGATCGCCGGCCAGGTGTCCATCCTGAAGGGCTATCAAGGACCGAGCTACGGTATCGTGTCCGCCTGCACCACCGGCGCGCATTGCATCGGCGATGCCGCGCGGCTGATCCAGTACGGCGACGCCGATGTCATGGTGGCGGGCGGCTCCGAGGGCGCGGTTTCGCGTCTGGGCATCGGCGGCTTCGCCGCGATGAAGGCGATGTCCACCCGCAACGACGATCCGGCCGCTGCGTCCCGTCCCTGGGACAAGGGCCGCGACGGCTTCGTGATGGGCGAAGGCGCCGGCGTGCTGGTGCTGGAGGATTATGATCACGCGGTGAAGCGCGGCGCCAAGATCTATGCCGAGCTGATCGGCTTCGGCATGAGCTCGGATGCTTACCATATCACCGCGCCCAGTTCCGAAGGCCCGGCCCGCGGCGTCAGCAACGCGCTGCGCGACGCCGGCATCAACCCGGACGCGGTGCAGTACGTCAACGCGCACGGCACCTCCACGCCCTTGGGCGACGCCAACGAAACCAAGGCGATCAAACTGGCTTTCGGCGATCACGCCAACAAGCTGGTGGTCAACTCCACCAAGTCGATGACTGGCCACCTGTTGGGCGGCGCCGGCGGCGTGGAGGCGATCTACACCATCCTGGCCATCCACAACCAGGTATCGCCGCCGACCATCAACCTGGTCGAGCAGGATATCGAAGGCGGCTGCGATCTGGATTACGTGGCCAACACGGCTCGCGATATGAAGATCGATGTCGGCATCTCCAACTCCTTCGGTTTTGGCGGCACCAACGGCACCCTGGTGTTCAAACGGGTGTAA
- the fabG gene encoding 3-oxoacyl-ACP reductase FabG — MSLQGKVALVTGASRGIGAAIADALAAEGAIVIGTATSESGAAAIGERLSAKGGFGRVLNVTEEGAVEALVESVEKEFGAIAVLVNNAGITRDGLLMRMKDDDWDAIMDTNLKSVFKASKAVLRGMMKARSGRIVNIASVVGAMGNAGQANYAAAKAGIMGFTKSMAREVGSRNITVNCVAPGFIDTDMTRALPEAQREALVGQIALGRLGDVKDIADAVVFLASDRAAYITGQTLHVNGGMLMP, encoded by the coding sequence ATGAGTCTGCAGGGCAAAGTGGCGCTGGTGACCGGCGCATCCCGCGGCATCGGCGCGGCGATTGCCGACGCGCTGGCGGCGGAAGGCGCTATCGTGATCGGCACCGCCACCTCTGAATCGGGCGCCGCCGCCATCGGCGAACGCCTTTCCGCCAAGGGCGGATTCGGTCGTGTGCTGAATGTGACTGAAGAAGGCGCTGTGGAAGCGTTGGTTGAGTCGGTAGAGAAAGAATTCGGCGCCATCGCGGTGCTGGTCAACAACGCCGGCATCACCCGCGACGGCCTGTTGATGCGAATGAAGGACGACGATTGGGACGCCATCATGGATACCAATCTGAAGTCGGTGTTCAAAGCATCCAAGGCCGTGTTGCGCGGCATGATGAAGGCGCGCTCCGGCCGCATCGTCAACATCGCTTCCGTCGTGGGCGCGATGGGCAATGCGGGCCAGGCCAATTACGCGGCGGCCAAGGCGGGCATCATGGGCTTCACCAAGTCCATGGCGCGCGAGGTAGGCAGCCGCAATATCACCGTCAACTGCGTGGCGCCGGGTTTTATCGATACCGATATGACTCGCGCCTTGCCGGAGGCGCAGCGCGAAGCGCTGGTCGGCCAGATTGCCTTGGGCCGTCTGGGCGATGTGAAAGATATCGCCGATGCCGTGGTCTTCCTGGCATCGGATCGGGCGGCCTATATCACGGGTCAGACCTTGCATGTGAATGGCGGCATGCTGATGCCGTAA
- the rpmF gene encoding 50S ribosomal protein L32 — MAVQQNKKSPSKRGMHRAHDFLTAPALAVEASTGEAHLRHHISPNGFYRGRKVVKTKGE, encoded by the coding sequence ATGGCTGTTCAACAGAACAAAAAGTCCCCGTCCAAGCGCGGCATGCATCGTGCACACGATTTTCTGACCGCTCCGGCTCTGGCAGTTGAAGCCAGCACCGGTGAAGCCCACCTGCGTCACCACATCAGCCCGAACGGCTTCTACCGTGGCCGCAAGGTTGTGAAGACCAAGGGCGAGTAA
- a CDS encoding SAM-dependent methyltransferase, giving the protein MSGTLFLIPAPLGDENIAWLPEGERAKVIHITHFVVEAEKTARKHLKALGVTTPIRELSMSTLNEHTKEADVAALLAPLQAGQDVGLTSEAGCPAVADPGAQLVALAHRHGIRVEPLIGPSSILLALMASGANGQCFAFHGYLPVDAAEKAKLVKELEQRSRKNNETQLFIETPYRNNALLVQLRETLAPSTRLAVACDLTLPSQTIVSHRVQDWPKDMPDLHKRPAIFVIHAA; this is encoded by the coding sequence ATGAGCGGCACGCTGTTTCTGATCCCCGCCCCGCTGGGCGACGAAAACATCGCCTGGCTGCCGGAAGGCGAACGCGCCAAAGTGATCCACATTACCCACTTTGTGGTGGAGGCGGAAAAAACCGCGCGCAAGCATTTAAAAGCGCTGGGCGTAACGACACCCATCCGCGAGCTGTCCATGAGCACGCTGAACGAACACACCAAGGAAGCCGATGTCGCCGCCCTGCTCGCGCCGCTGCAAGCCGGCCAGGATGTCGGCCTGACTTCCGAAGCCGGCTGCCCGGCCGTGGCCGACCCCGGCGCGCAACTGGTGGCGCTGGCGCACCGCCACGGCATCCGCGTCGAGCCTTTGATCGGCCCCTCCTCCATCCTGCTGGCGCTGATGGCCAGCGGCGCCAACGGCCAATGCTTCGCCTTCCATGGCTACCTGCCCGTGGACGCAGCCGAAAAAGCCAAACTGGTGAAAGAGCTGGAACAGCGCTCGCGCAAGAACAACGAGACCCAGCTATTCATCGAAACCCCCTACCGCAACAACGCGCTGCTTGTCCAATTGCGCGAAACGCTGGCACCCTCTACCCGCCTCGCGGTAGCCTGCGACCTGACGCTGCCGTCGCAAACCATCGTCAGCCACCGCGTGCAAGACTGGCCCAAAGACATGCCGGACCTGCATAAGCGCCCGGCCATTTTCGTCATCCACGCGGCCTAG
- a CDS encoding nucleoside triphosphate pyrophosphatase, with product MHIVLASTSRYRQEIIARLGLPFRAEPPICDETPLAGETALETAVRLARTKARSLADKYPKALIIGSDQVALLDGKQIGKPGSYENGVEMLKWMSGRTVVFHSALALYNSHSGALQECVGITKVTLRQLTESQIRDYLTREPDALHCAGSAKSEGLGGALLEKVESDDPNALIGVPLFQLITMLANEGVEVLR from the coding sequence ATGCACATTGTACTGGCATCCACCTCGCGCTATCGCCAAGAAATCATCGCCCGCCTGGGCCTACCCTTCCGCGCCGAACCGCCCATCTGCGACGAAACGCCGCTAGCCGGCGAAACCGCGCTGGAAACCGCGGTGCGCCTAGCGCGCACCAAGGCGCGATCGCTGGCGGACAAATATCCGAAAGCGCTGATCATAGGCTCAGACCAAGTGGCGCTGCTGGACGGCAAGCAGATCGGCAAGCCCGGCAGTTATGAAAACGGCGTGGAAATGCTCAAATGGATGAGCGGCCGGACTGTCGTATTTCACTCGGCGCTGGCGTTGTACAACAGCCACAGCGGCGCGCTGCAGGAATGCGTCGGCATCACCAAGGTGACGCTGCGCCAGTTGACCGAATCGCAAATCCGCGACTATCTCACCCGCGAACCCGACGCGCTGCATTGCGCGGGCAGCGCCAAGAGCGAAGGCCTGGGCGGCGCGCTATTGGAAAAAGTGGAGTCCGACGACCCCAACGCGCTGATCGGCGTGCCGTTGTTCCAGTTGATCACCATGCTGGCGAACGAAGGCGTGGAGGTGTTGCGATGA
- the pncB gene encoding nicotinate phosphoribosyltransferase, producing the protein MPKNTPIIQSLLDTDLYKFTMLQVVLHQFPAAHGEYEFRCRNHPDTPLSELKEKLEAQLDLLCQLRFCPDELDYLRSLRFIKSDFVDYLELFHLQRRFITVSEEAGQLAIHIRGPMVQAMFFEIFVLAIVNELYFQPLDSPSVREEGRRRLAAKLAELERFQREEAAEQRFPLLIADFGTRRRFSRDWQEYVIEQLNRALPQIFRGTSNVYLARQLGITPIGTMAHEFFQAFQALGVRLRDFQKAALESWVQEYRGDLGIALTDVVGMDAFLADFDLYFAKLFDGLRHDSGDPYIWGEKAIAHYRKLRIDPAAKMLTFSDGLSVDSALQLHRHFSPHIQVSFGIGTHFTNDMGLEPLQIVLKLVSCNGQPVAKLSDSPGKTMCSDETFLAYLRQVFKLPPPQ; encoded by the coding sequence ATGCCCAAGAACACGCCCATCATCCAGTCGCTGCTGGACACCGACCTGTACAAATTCACCATGCTGCAGGTGGTGCTGCACCAATTCCCGGCCGCGCATGGCGAGTACGAATTCCGCTGCCGCAACCACCCGGACACGCCCTTATCCGAGCTGAAAGAAAAGCTGGAGGCGCAACTCGACTTGCTGTGCCAGCTGCGCTTCTGCCCGGACGAGCTGGACTACCTGCGCAGCCTGCGTTTCATCAAGAGCGATTTCGTCGACTATCTGGAATTGTTCCATCTGCAGCGCCGCTTCATCACCGTCAGCGAAGAGGCCGGCCAGCTCGCCATCCATATCAGGGGCCCGATGGTGCAGGCGATGTTCTTCGAGATTTTCGTGCTGGCCATCGTCAACGAGCTGTACTTCCAGCCGCTGGACAGCCCATCCGTACGCGAAGAAGGCCGCCGCCGGCTGGCGGCCAAGTTGGCCGAACTTGAGCGCTTCCAGCGCGAGGAAGCGGCGGAGCAACGCTTCCCCTTGCTGATCGCCGACTTCGGCACCCGCCGCCGCTTCAGCCGCGATTGGCAGGAATATGTCATCGAACAGCTGAACCGCGCCCTGCCGCAAATCTTCCGCGGCACCAGCAATGTCTACCTGGCGCGCCAGCTAGGCATCACCCCCATCGGCACCATGGCGCATGAGTTCTTCCAGGCCTTCCAGGCGCTGGGCGTACGGCTGAGAGACTTTCAGAAAGCGGCATTGGAATCCTGGGTGCAGGAATACCGCGGCGACCTGGGCATCGCGCTGACCGACGTGGTCGGCATGGATGCGTTCTTGGCGGATTTCGACCTTTACTTCGCCAAACTGTTCGACGGCCTGCGCCACGACAGCGGCGATCCTTATATATGGGGAGAAAAGGCGATCGCGCATTACCGCAAGCTGCGCATCGACCCGGCCGCCAAGATGCTGACTTTCAGCGATGGCCTCAGCGTGGACAGCGCGCTGCAACTGCACCGCCACTTCAGCCCGCATATACAGGTCAGCTTCGGCATTGGCACCCACTTCACCAACGATATGGGACTGGAACCGCTGCAGATCGTGCTCAAGCTGGTCAGCTGCAATGGCCAGCCGGTAGCCAAGCTGTCCGACAGCCCCGGCAAAACCATGTGCAGCGACGAAACCTTTCTGGCTTATCTGCGGCAGGTTTTCAAACTGCCGCCGCCGCAATAA
- the pabC gene encoding aminodeoxychorismate lyase: MAMLIDGTPGDSVSALDRGLAYGDGVFRTLRLRHGIPWMWRWQYARLRDDAARMRLPLPDEAALLDELLQLGREHASAVGKIVVTRGVGARGYSMVAATGSTRIVSVSPWAGYPAAYGEQGVNARWCELRLSAQPRLAGIKHLNRLENVLARSEWDDPAIQEGLLLDQDGWLVEGTMSNVYLLRGAQLLTPKLDCCGVNGAVRDWLTENVSSFGLEFIESRLSAADLIDAEAVFLSNSLMGIWPLARLGDKTWSPSPLLQTLRQALLQQA; encoded by the coding sequence ATGGCGATGTTGATCGACGGCACGCCGGGCGATAGCGTTTCGGCGTTGGACCGCGGCTTGGCTTACGGCGATGGCGTGTTCCGCACCTTGCGGCTGCGGCATGGCATCCCCTGGATGTGGCGCTGGCAGTATGCGCGGCTGCGCGACGACGCGGCGCGCATGCGTTTGCCCTTGCCGGATGAAGCGGCGCTGTTGGATGAGCTGCTGCAATTGGGGCGCGAGCACGCGTCGGCGGTTGGCAAGATCGTGGTCACCCGCGGCGTCGGCGCGCGCGGCTATAGCATGGTCGCCGCGACGGGTTCGACCCGCATCGTCTCGGTTTCCCCTTGGGCGGGTTATCCGGCCGCCTATGGCGAGCAGGGGGTCAATGCGCGCTGGTGCGAGCTGCGTTTGTCCGCCCAGCCCAGATTGGCCGGCATCAAGCATCTCAATCGGCTGGAGAATGTGCTGGCGCGCTCCGAGTGGGACGATCCGGCGATTCAGGAGGGCTTGCTGTTGGATCAGGACGGCTGGCTGGTGGAGGGCACGATGAGCAATGTCTACTTGCTGCGCGGTGCGCAGTTGCTGACTCCTAAGCTGGATTGTTGCGGCGTGAACGGCGCAGTGCGAGATTGGTTGACTGAAAATGTTTCAAGTTTCGGACTTGAATTTATAGAATCGCGACTTTCCGCCGCCGATTTGATTGACGCTGAGGCGGTGTTTCTCTCCAATAGCCTGATGGGCATCTGGCCGCTCGCCCGCTTGGGCGACAAGACCTGGTCGCCTTCACCTTTGCTGCAGACGCTGCGGCAAGCCTTGCTACAACAAGCCTGA
- a CDS encoding DUF177 domain-containing protein yields MSKPILIDPLKFAREGRSLAGKMPVGELDERIRGDLADASGEVSYQLEGFIDELQRPALRIRLAAGLNVTCQRCLDGMPFSLDTDSVLTLFTSQDKLEEACELDDTLDAILAEPELDATALIEDEIIMGLPHAPKHDECGRDTLSLAKADKPNPFAVLAALKRPKSE; encoded by the coding sequence ATGTCTAAACCGATTTTGATCGATCCGCTCAAGTTCGCCCGGGAGGGGCGTTCGTTGGCTGGCAAAATGCCGGTCGGCGAACTGGATGAGCGTATTCGTGGCGACCTCGCAGACGCTTCCGGAGAAGTGTCGTATCAGCTCGAAGGCTTTATCGACGAGTTGCAACGCCCTGCGTTGCGCATTCGTCTGGCCGCGGGTTTGAACGTCACTTGTCAGCGTTGTCTGGATGGCATGCCGTTCAGCCTGGACACCGATTCGGTGCTCACGCTGTTCACTAGCCAAGACAAACTGGAAGAAGCCTGCGAGCTGGACGACACGCTGGATGCGATTCTCGCCGAGCCCGAGCTCGACGCGACTGCGCTGATCGAAGACGAAATCATTATGGGCTTGCCGCATGCGCCGAAACACGACGAATGCGGCAGGGATACTCTCTCGCTCGCCAAGGCTGACAAGCCCAATCCGTTTGCGGTGCTGGCGGCGCTTAAGAGACCCAAGTCCGAGTAA
- the acpP gene encoding acyl carrier protein, whose translation MENIVARVKKIVAEQLGVNEAEVKVESSFVDDLGADSLDTVELVMALEEEFECEIPDEEAEKITTVQHAVDYITAHLNK comes from the coding sequence ATGGAAAACATCGTAGCGCGCGTTAAGAAGATCGTTGCCGAACAACTGGGCGTGAACGAAGCCGAAGTGAAGGTTGAGTCCTCCTTCGTCGACGATCTGGGCGCCGACTCCCTGGACACCGTTGAACTGGTGATGGCGCTGGAAGAAGAATTCGAATGCGAAATCCCGGACGAAGAGGCTGAGAAGATCACCACCGTTCAGCACGCTGTTGATTACATCACCGCTCATCTGAACAAGTAA